A stretch of the Lepidochelys kempii isolate rLepKem1 chromosome 15, rLepKem1.hap2, whole genome shotgun sequence genome encodes the following:
- the SIRT4 gene encoding NAD-dependent protein lipoamidase sirtuin-4, mitochondrial isoform X2, with the protein MSIYCALKVPEGCRALRLHHYRSHSGAKASPNLAFVPASPPPDAVEVEALQRFFSHSQRLLVMTGAGISTESGIPDYRSEGVGLYARTDRRPIQHTEFLRSASARQRYWARNFVGWPQFSSHQPNAAHLALRNWEKLGKLHWLVTQNVDALHTKAGSQRVMELHGCTHRVLCLGCGEQTPRSELQKCFEVLNPTWTAEAHGMAPDGDVFLTEEQVHNFRVPACSRCGGILKPDVTFFGDTVSREKVDFVHKRLAESDSMLVAGSSLQVYSGYRFALAAHEKKLPIVIINIGPTRSDHFASMKLNSRCGELLPLIVLR; encoded by the exons ATGAGTATATACTGTGCTTTGAAGGTGCCGGAAGGTTGCAGAGCCCTCAGGCTCCACCATTACAGATCTCACTCCGGGGCCAAGGCCTCTCCAAACCTGGCTTTTGTGCCAGCCAGCCCTCCTCCAGATGCCGTGGAAGTGGAGGCATTGCAGCGCTTCTTTTCTCATTCCCAGAGGCTGTTGGTAATGACCGGCGCTGGAATCTCCACTGAATCAGGGATCCCTGACTACCgctcagaaggggtggggctttaTGCCAGGACGGACAGGCGGCCCATCCAGCATACTGAGTTTCTTCGCAGTGCCAGTGCCCGCCAGAGGTACTGGGCAAGGAACTTTGTGGGCTGGCCCCAGTTCTCCTCTCACCAGCCTAACGCAGCGCACCTGGCCTTAAGAAACTGGGAGAAGCTAGGAAAGCTGCACTGGCTGGTGACCCAGAATGTGGATGCCCTGCATACCAAGGCTGGGAGTCAGCGGGTGATGGAATTGCATGGCTGCACACACAG GGTTCTCTGCCTCGGCTGTGGAGAGCAAACTCCCCGCTCTGAGCTTCAGAAGTGCTTTGAAGTGCTGAATCCCACCTGGACAGCTGAAGCACATGGCATGGCCCCGGATGGGGATGTCTTCCTCACAGAAGAGCAGGTGCATAACTTCCGTGTCCCGGCCTGCAGCAGATGTGGTGGGATCCTGAAGCCAGATGTGACGTTCTTTGGGGACACAGTTAGCCGGGAGAAAGTGGACTTTGTGCACAAGCGCCTGGCTGAATCAGATTCCATGTTGGTGGCAGGATCCTCTTTGCAG GTGTACTCTGGTTACAGGTTTGCACTTGCTGCCCATGAGAAGAAGCTGCCAATTGTGATCATTAATATTGGACCCACAAGGTCAGATCACTTTGCATCCATGAAACTGAATTCCCGGTGTGGGGAGTTGCTGCCTTTGATTGTCCTGCGGTGA
- the SIRT4 gene encoding NAD-dependent protein lipoamidase sirtuin-4, mitochondrial isoform X3 translates to MTGAGISTESGIPDYRSEGVGLYARTDRRPIQHTEFLRSASARQRYWARNFVGWPQFSSHQPNAAHLALRNWEKLGKLHWLVTQNVDALHTKAGSQRVMELHGCTHRVLCLGCGEQTPRSELQKCFEVLNPTWTAEAHGMAPDGDVFLTEEQVHNFRVPACSRCGGILKPDVTFFGDTVSREKVDFVHKRLAESDSMLVAGSSLQVYSGYRFALAAHEKKLPIVIINIGPTRSDHFASMKLNSRCGELLPLIVLR, encoded by the exons ATGACCGGCGCTGGAATCTCCACTGAATCAGGGATCCCTGACTACCgctcagaaggggtggggctttaTGCCAGGACGGACAGGCGGCCCATCCAGCATACTGAGTTTCTTCGCAGTGCCAGTGCCCGCCAGAGGTACTGGGCAAGGAACTTTGTGGGCTGGCCCCAGTTCTCCTCTCACCAGCCTAACGCAGCGCACCTGGCCTTAAGAAACTGGGAGAAGCTAGGAAAGCTGCACTGGCTGGTGACCCAGAATGTGGATGCCCTGCATACCAAGGCTGGGAGTCAGCGGGTGATGGAATTGCATGGCTGCACACACAG GGTTCTCTGCCTCGGCTGTGGAGAGCAAACTCCCCGCTCTGAGCTTCAGAAGTGCTTTGAAGTGCTGAATCCCACCTGGACAGCTGAAGCACATGGCATGGCCCCGGATGGGGATGTCTTCCTCACAGAAGAGCAGGTGCATAACTTCCGTGTCCCGGCCTGCAGCAGATGTGGTGGGATCCTGAAGCCAGATGTGACGTTCTTTGGGGACACAGTTAGCCGGGAGAAAGTGGACTTTGTGCACAAGCGCCTGGCTGAATCAGATTCCATGTTGGTGGCAGGATCCTCTTTGCAG GTGTACTCTGGTTACAGGTTTGCACTTGCTGCCCATGAGAAGAAGCTGCCAATTGTGATCATTAATATTGGACCCACAAGGTCAGATCACTTTGCATCCATGAAACTGAATTCCCGGTGTGGGGAGTTGCTGCCTTTGATTGTCCTGCGGTGA
- the SIRT4 gene encoding NAD-dependent protein lipoamidase sirtuin-4, mitochondrial isoform X1 yields MGGKHLHGKLQVTMQSSSAQVTMMESQNRKRAPAWTEREVRDLIAVWGEESVLSELRSSFRNAKTFVKISQGMKDRGHNRDPKQCRVKLKELRQAYQKTREANSRSGSEPQTCRFYDELHAILGGSATTTPAVLFDSFNGDGGNTEAGFGDEEDDDDEEVVDSSQQASGETGFPDSQELFLTLDLEPVPPEPTQGCLLDPAGGEGTSAACVSMITGSSPSQRLVKLRKKKKRTRDEMFSELMLSSHTDRAQTNAWRQIMSECRKAQNDREERWRAEESRWRAEDRAEAQMWRQRDERRQDSMLRLLQDQTRMLQCMVELQQRQLEHRLPLLPLCNQPPSSPSSIASTPRRPRTRWGGLWPTSHSTTEDCPKKRRLSFNKF; encoded by the exons ATGGGTGGAAAGCACCTG catggcaagctgcaggtgaccatgcagagctcatcagcacaggtgaccatgatggagtcccagaatcgcaaaagagctccagcatggaccgaacgggaggtacgggatctgatcgctgtttggggagaggaatccgtgctatcagaactccgttccagttttcgaaatgccaaaacctttgtgaaaatctcccagggcatgaaggacagaggccataacagggacccgaagcagtgccgcgtgaaactgaaggagctgaggcaagcctaccagaaaaccagagaggcgaacagccgctctgggtcagagccccaaacatgccgcttctatgatgagctgcatgccattttagggggttcagccaccactaccccagccgtgttgtttgactccttcaatggagatggaggcaatacggaagcaggttttggggacgaagaagatgatgatgatgaggaggttgtagatagctcacagcaagcaagcggagaaaccggttttcccgacagccaggaactgtttctcaccctagacctggagccagtaccccccgaacccacccaaggctgcctcctggacccagcaggcggagaagggacctctg ctgcatgtgtttcaatgatcacaggatcttctccttcccagaggctagtgaagcttagaaagaaaaaaaaacgcactcgcgatgaaatgttctccgagctcatgctgtcctcccacactgacagagcacagacgaatgcgtggaggcaaataatgtcagagtgcaggaaagcacaaaatgaccgggaggagaggtggagggctgaagagagtaggtggcgggctgaagacagggctgaagctcaaatgtggcggcagcgtgatgagaggaggcaggattcaatgctgaggctgctgcaggaccaaaccagaatgctccagtgtatggttgagctgcagcaaaggcagctggagcacagactgccactgctgcccctctgtaaccaaccgccctcctccccaagttccatagcctccacacccagacgcccaagaacgcgttgggggggcctctggccaaccagccactccaccacagaggattgcccaaaaaaaagaaggctgtcattcaataaattttaa